From Toxorhynchites rutilus septentrionalis strain SRP chromosome 2, ASM2978413v1, whole genome shotgun sequence, a single genomic window includes:
- the LOC129768286 gene encoding zinc finger protein 585B-like isoform X1 — MTLFKFNNFPEVCRLCMSSDSYETMIPIGTEDPVFEGSIYDFITAITFVISDKKAHAFPQMVCSECLELLKFFAKYRNKIMTLHLLMNSIVELKRSNPAPIVDLFESRKDMLRALFKDLDLCSKKDVLAQDLIDEFSSYVMSDVPVSIKEEGEVMVKMEPYCTLQETENGITVELVVEANRPDSIDVPPEENKKAVVDSTTERNISPNPAKVVRRYGGRKLAEPLHCSKCEYVSYYKRNFETHQLKHLKRVARQYKCKEVGCDAVFEQRRAYKNHCEAGHKSFVCELCGLLCSNSNALLVHKERHMKKYSYICRYCQKAYNAKSDLRTHVRITHKANTKYSCETCGLDFKRKDVRDDHQRAHGDMFEYPCNLCAGKFKTAPKLRRHRNRVHGNVKHSCSYCEAEYTSRDKLLDHIEYAHGIQTHFLCDICLQLFDSQDKLDKHKNRHDNPKDLECAICLRLFESEEQTRDHLCITYRDDYICCDLDLRHHSRYNRHMFIKHGIKTNVRVKPDLGQLLGYIRAKRKRVESCPKCEQIFPTRTKKKQHMDECVGVEDSSHLKGVCDT, encoded by the exons ATGACTCTGTTCAAGTTCAATAATTTCCCTGAAGTGTGCCGGCTTTGTATGAGTTCGGATTCTTATGAAACAATGATTCCTATAGGTACTGAAGACCCCGTCTTCGAAGGTAGTATTTACGATTTTATTACCGCTATTACTTTCGTCATATCAGAT AAAAAAGCCCATGCGTTTCCCCAGATGGTATGCAGTGAGTGCCTGGAACTATTGAAATTTTTTGCTAAATACCGGAACAAAATAATGACGTTACACCTGCTGATGAATTCGATAGTGGAACTAAAACGTTCCAATCCAGCGCCGATCGTGGATTTGTTTGAAAGCAGGAAAGATATGTTGAGAGCTCTGTTCAAAGATCTTGATTTATGTagcaaaaaagatgttttggcTCAAGATTTGATAGATGAATTTTCATCGTACGTTATGTCTGATGTTCCGGTTAGCATCAAGGAAGAAGGTGAAGTGATGGTGAAAATGGAACCGTACTGTACTTTGCAAGAGACCGAAAACGGAATAACAGTGGAGCTGGTAGTGGAAGCAAATCGTCCAGATAGTATTGATGTTCCTCCCGAAGAAAATAAGAAAGCTGTTGTTGATAGCACCACAGAACGCAACATTTCGCCAAATCCCGCCAAAGTGGTTAGGAGATATGGGGGCAGAAAGCTTGCTGAACCTCTTCATTGTAGCAAGTGCGAGTATGTATCATATTATAAGCGTAATTTCGAGACGCACCAGTTGAAACATTTGAAGCGGGTGGCCCGACAATACAAATGCAAAGAGGTTGGATGTGATGCCGTCTTTGAACAACGTAGAGCCTATAAAAATCACTGCGAAGCTGGGCACAAATCATTTGTTTGCGAGCTTTGTGGGTTGCTCTGCTCGAATTCAAATGCACTTCTTGTTCATAAGGAGCGACATATGAAGAAATATAGTTATATTTGTCGTTACTGCCAGAAAGCATACAACGCGAAGAGTGATTTGCGTACTCATGTTAGGATTACGCACAAAGCTAATACAAAATATAGCTGCGAAACGTGTGGTCTAGATTTCAAACG GAAAGATGTACGAGACGATCATCAACGGGCGCATGGTGATATGTTTGAATATCCTTGTAATTTGTGTGCCGGCAAGTTTAAAACTGCTCCAAAACTCAGAAGGCATCGCAATAGAGTGCACGGAAATGTCAAGCATTCGTGTAGCTACTGCGAGGCTGAGTATACAAGTCGAGATAAATTGCTGGACCATATTGAATACGCTCATGGG attcaAACACATTTCCTTTGTGATATTTGTTTGCAATTATTCGATTCTCAGGATAAACTTGATAAACACAAAAACCGTCATGACAATCCAAAGGATTTGGAATGTGCCATTTGTTTACGGTTGTTCGAATCTGAGGAACAGACGCGTGATCATTTGTGTATAACATACAG GGATGACTATATATGTTGCGATCTAGATTTGCGGCATCATTCTCGGTATAACAGACATATGTTTATCAAACACGGTATCAAAACCAATGTGCGCGTGAAGCCGGACCTAGGTCAGTTGTTAGGATACATCAGAGCTAAACGA AAACGTGTCGAGAGTTGTCCCAAGTGTGAACAAATATTTCCAACTAGAACGAAGAAAAAACAGCATATGGACGAATGTGTTGGAGTGGAAGACAGTTCACATTTGAAGGGAGTTTGTGATACCTAA
- the LOC129768286 gene encoding zinc finger protein 585B-like isoform X2 yields the protein MTLFKFNNFPEVCRLCMSSDSYETMIPIGTEDPVFEGSIYDFITAITFVISDKKAHAFPQMVCSECLELLKFFAKYRNKIMTLHLLMNSIVELKRSNPAPIVDLFESRKDMLRALFKDLDLCSKKDVLAQDLIDEFSSYVMSDVPVSIKEEGEVMVKMEPYCTLQETENGITVELVVEANRPDSIDVPPEENKKAVVDSTTERNISPNPAKVVRRYGGRKLAEPLHCSKCEYVSYYKRNFETHQLKHLKRVARQYKCKEVGCDAVFEQRRAYKNHCEAGHKSFVCELCGLLCSNSNALLVHKERHMKKYSYICRYCQKAYNAKSDLRTHVRITHKANTKYSCETCGLDFKRKDVRDDHQRAHGDMFEYPCNLCAGKFKTAPKLRRHRNRVHGNVKHSCSYCEAEYTSRDKLLDHIEYAHGIQTHFLCDICLQLFDSQDKLDKHKNRHDNPKDLECAICLRLFESEEQTRDHL from the exons ATGACTCTGTTCAAGTTCAATAATTTCCCTGAAGTGTGCCGGCTTTGTATGAGTTCGGATTCTTATGAAACAATGATTCCTATAGGTACTGAAGACCCCGTCTTCGAAGGTAGTATTTACGATTTTATTACCGCTATTACTTTCGTCATATCAGAT AAAAAAGCCCATGCGTTTCCCCAGATGGTATGCAGTGAGTGCCTGGAACTATTGAAATTTTTTGCTAAATACCGGAACAAAATAATGACGTTACACCTGCTGATGAATTCGATAGTGGAACTAAAACGTTCCAATCCAGCGCCGATCGTGGATTTGTTTGAAAGCAGGAAAGATATGTTGAGAGCTCTGTTCAAAGATCTTGATTTATGTagcaaaaaagatgttttggcTCAAGATTTGATAGATGAATTTTCATCGTACGTTATGTCTGATGTTCCGGTTAGCATCAAGGAAGAAGGTGAAGTGATGGTGAAAATGGAACCGTACTGTACTTTGCAAGAGACCGAAAACGGAATAACAGTGGAGCTGGTAGTGGAAGCAAATCGTCCAGATAGTATTGATGTTCCTCCCGAAGAAAATAAGAAAGCTGTTGTTGATAGCACCACAGAACGCAACATTTCGCCAAATCCCGCCAAAGTGGTTAGGAGATATGGGGGCAGAAAGCTTGCTGAACCTCTTCATTGTAGCAAGTGCGAGTATGTATCATATTATAAGCGTAATTTCGAGACGCACCAGTTGAAACATTTGAAGCGGGTGGCCCGACAATACAAATGCAAAGAGGTTGGATGTGATGCCGTCTTTGAACAACGTAGAGCCTATAAAAATCACTGCGAAGCTGGGCACAAATCATTTGTTTGCGAGCTTTGTGGGTTGCTCTGCTCGAATTCAAATGCACTTCTTGTTCATAAGGAGCGACATATGAAGAAATATAGTTATATTTGTCGTTACTGCCAGAAAGCATACAACGCGAAGAGTGATTTGCGTACTCATGTTAGGATTACGCACAAAGCTAATACAAAATATAGCTGCGAAACGTGTGGTCTAGATTTCAAACG GAAAGATGTACGAGACGATCATCAACGGGCGCATGGTGATATGTTTGAATATCCTTGTAATTTGTGTGCCGGCAAGTTTAAAACTGCTCCAAAACTCAGAAGGCATCGCAATAGAGTGCACGGAAATGTCAAGCATTCGTGTAGCTACTGCGAGGCTGAGTATACAAGTCGAGATAAATTGCTGGACCATATTGAATACGCTCATGGG attcaAACACATTTCCTTTGTGATATTTGTTTGCAATTATTCGATTCTCAGGATAAACTTGATAAACACAAAAACCGTCATGACAATCCAAAGGATTTGGAATGTGCCATTTGTTTACGGTTGTTCGAATCTGAGGAACAGACGCGTGATCATTTGT AA